A part of Paenibacillus donghaensis genomic DNA contains:
- a CDS encoding sugar ABC transporter substrate-binding protein, whose protein sequence is MGGKSKSSMFKLSLVTLLSLSLTLAGCGGNNNNSAATKEEGNKPAETAAGNTTGSEEKIEPFEISIFLGEAGQQPTPDNKIYKKIKEETGASFNFEFLAGDLKQKLGVMIAGQDYPDLMTANTQLTAAGAFIPLEDLIEEHAPNLKAHYADYWNMMKDPNDGHIYTLPNYGAYNGKMSTTYYSGPAFWIQKAILKDAGYPQVKTLDEYFDLLVKYKEKNPTIDGTPTIGFEILNNDWRNWGLFNAPQHLIGHPNDGGVVVKDNVAELFADKDYAKQYYQKLNEMNGLGIIDQEAFVQNYDQYLAKLSSGAVLGMFDQHWNFQKAEDSLSTQNKIERTYVGLPLVYDTNTKDYYLDRPALNLNNGFGITVNAKNAVKIIKLMDRMIQEDWQKVLTWGIEGEDYIVENGRFMRTAEQRVNAVDATWKLSNKADAWWGTAPKMQGYFADGNSTDAAAQPEEYKAGLKPYDKEILDGYGINSYADFFSEPGPNPVAYPAWSIDLVEGSDAKIAETKMGELKTKFLPKAILASSSDFDKVWNDFVKEMGKVNVKAYEDRINEQLKWRFDTWSVK, encoded by the coding sequence ATGGGGGGCAAGTCGAAGTCGTCAATGTTCAAGCTTAGTTTGGTAACGTTGTTATCCCTTAGTCTTACACTGGCAGGTTGTGGTGGAAACAATAACAACAGTGCTGCCACCAAGGAGGAAGGTAACAAACCCGCAGAAACTGCAGCTGGAAATACAACAGGCTCGGAGGAGAAGATTGAACCTTTCGAGATTAGTATTTTTCTCGGTGAGGCGGGTCAGCAGCCTACACCGGACAATAAGATTTATAAAAAGATCAAGGAAGAAACAGGCGCATCATTCAATTTCGAATTCTTGGCTGGGGATCTTAAGCAGAAGCTTGGCGTTATGATTGCTGGTCAGGATTATCCAGACTTGATGACTGCCAATACCCAACTGACGGCAGCAGGCGCATTTATTCCTCTCGAAGATTTGATTGAAGAACACGCTCCGAATTTGAAAGCGCATTACGCAGATTACTGGAACATGATGAAAGACCCAAATGATGGACATATCTACACGCTTCCAAACTATGGTGCGTATAACGGTAAAATGAGTACAACCTATTATTCAGGTCCAGCTTTCTGGATTCAGAAAGCTATACTTAAAGATGCCGGTTATCCACAGGTTAAAACATTGGATGAGTATTTCGATCTCCTCGTCAAATATAAAGAGAAGAATCCAACCATTGATGGAACTCCAACGATCGGATTTGAGATTCTTAACAACGACTGGAGAAACTGGGGGTTGTTTAACGCTCCTCAGCATCTGATTGGACATCCTAACGACGGCGGAGTAGTTGTTAAAGATAACGTTGCAGAACTCTTTGCTGATAAAGACTATGCTAAGCAGTACTATCAAAAGCTTAATGAAATGAACGGATTGGGTATTATCGACCAAGAAGCATTTGTGCAGAATTATGACCAATATCTAGCGAAACTGTCTAGTGGAGCTGTTCTGGGAATGTTTGATCAGCACTGGAACTTCCAGAAAGCAGAAGATTCACTCTCGACACAAAACAAAATTGAGAGAACTTATGTAGGACTTCCTCTTGTATATGATACCAACACCAAAGACTACTATCTTGATCGGCCAGCTCTTAACTTGAATAATGGTTTTGGGATCACTGTTAATGCTAAAAATGCTGTGAAAATCATAAAGCTAATGGATAGAATGATTCAAGAAGATTGGCAAAAAGTGCTCACTTGGGGCATTGAAGGCGAAGATTATATAGTAGAAAACGGCCGTTTTATGAGAACCGCAGAACAACGTGTGAACGCAGTTGATGCTACATGGAAGCTCAGCAACAAAGCAGACGCGTGGTGGGGTACCGCTCCGAAAATGCAAGGGTACTTTGCAGATGGGAACTCAACGGACGCCGCAGCTCAACCTGAAGAATACAAGGCAGGATTGAAGCCATATGATAAGGAAATCCTTGACGGATACGGAATAAACAGTTATGCGGATTTCTTCAGTGAGCCTGGGCCAAACCCAGTAGCTTATCCAGCTTGGTCCATAGATCTTGTCGAAGGCTCTGATGCCAAAATTGCCGAGACGAAGATGGGTGAATTGAAAACCAAGTTCTTGCCAAAAGCAATCTTGGCTAGTTCATCAGATTTCGATAAAGTTTGGAATGACTTTGTTAAAGAAATGGGTAAAGTGAATGTCAAAGCCTACGAAGACAGAATCAATGAACAGCTTAAATGGAGATTTGATACCTGGAGTGTAAAATAG
- a CDS encoding ABC transporter permease has product MDEILTEKKVNRHPKRKKKQPITWSLIKNQRQLIWMSVPLTMYIVLFAYVPVWGWTMAFQNYRPAKAFGEQTWVGFKHFKFLFTDDNFLRVLRNTLAMGIINLILGFMTAIILALLLNEIKNVLWKRTVQTISYLPHFLSWIIVTGIVATSLSVGDGIINVVLMKLHLIDSPILWLSEGKYFWGIVGASHIWKEVGWSTIIYLAAIASIDPALYEAAEIDGANRYRRMFNVTLPGIKATIVILLIMSVGHVLDVGFEVPYLLGNGLIMDWSETIDIFVLKYGIAQGNYSLATAGGIFKTVVSVTLLLLANWTSKRLGEERLL; this is encoded by the coding sequence ATGGATGAGATTTTAACGGAAAAAAAAGTTAACCGGCATCCTAAGAGAAAAAAGAAGCAACCTATTACTTGGTCTTTGATCAAGAATCAGAGACAGCTGATTTGGATGTCGGTTCCTTTAACGATGTATATTGTACTATTTGCTTATGTTCCCGTTTGGGGATGGACTATGGCTTTTCAGAATTATAGACCAGCTAAGGCTTTTGGCGAACAAACATGGGTTGGCTTTAAACACTTCAAGTTTCTTTTTACGGACGATAACTTTTTAAGGGTACTGCGCAATACATTGGCGATGGGAATAATTAATCTCATTCTAGGATTTATGACTGCGATAATACTGGCCTTGCTACTTAATGAAATCAAAAATGTCCTTTGGAAAAGAACAGTTCAGACCATATCTTATTTGCCGCACTTTCTCTCTTGGATTATTGTAACAGGGATTGTAGCTACCTCCCTCTCGGTTGGCGACGGGATCATCAACGTCGTACTCATGAAATTGCATCTTATTGATTCACCGATCCTTTGGTTGAGTGAAGGGAAGTATTTCTGGGGTATTGTGGGGGCTTCACACATCTGGAAAGAAGTGGGATGGAGCACGATTATCTATTTGGCTGCTATTGCTTCTATTGATCCAGCATTATATGAGGCTGCAGAGATTGATGGAGCTAACCGGTACAGAAGAATGTTCAATGTAACATTGCCGGGAATTAAAGCAACCATAGTAATCCTGTTGATAATGTCCGTAGGACATGTACTGGATGTCGGTTTTGAGGTACCGTACTTGTTAGGGAACGGTCTTATTATGGACTGGTCAGAAACGATTGATATATTTGTATTGAAATACGGGATTGCGCAAGGGAATTATTCCTTGGCCACTGCGGGTGGTATCTTTAAAACAGTCGTAAGTGTAACGTTGCTGCTATTAGCTAACTGGACTTCGAAGCGGCTAGGGGAAGAGAGGCTGTTATAA
- a CDS encoding carbohydrate ABC transporter permease, translating into MGVEPILFGTFNTVFMICLVTVTLYPFLNTIAISLNEGNDTIRGGIYLWPREWTIQNYKAVFASGTIIPAFWVSVARTVLSTILNLFLTTMLAYTLSRKEYVFRKQITFVFVLTMYFSAGLIPNYFLIKDLHLLNSFWVYVIPSMVSAFNMIVIRTYIGSLHESLMESARIDGAGEFTIFMRVVFPLCKPVLATIALFVAVGAWNSWFDAFIYTSSRQNLSTLQYELMKLISSSMNANSDPSVVNGAGVTAESTGSMVTPMSIRAAVTIVASVPILLVYPFMQKYFVVGMNVGSVKE; encoded by the coding sequence ATGGGCGTCGAGCCTATATTGTTTGGCACCTTCAATACTGTATTTATGATATGTCTAGTGACTGTTACCTTGTATCCATTCCTGAATACAATAGCAATCTCCTTGAATGAGGGGAATGATACCATCCGCGGCGGCATTTATCTATGGCCAAGAGAGTGGACTATACAGAACTACAAGGCTGTTTTTGCCTCTGGTACAATTATTCCTGCCTTTTGGGTTTCGGTAGCACGAACAGTATTATCTACGATCCTAAATCTATTCTTAACCACGATGCTTGCATATACGTTAAGCCGGAAAGAATATGTTTTCCGCAAGCAAATTACCTTTGTATTCGTCCTCACCATGTATTTTAGTGCGGGTCTGATTCCAAACTATTTCCTTATTAAGGATCTTCATTTGCTCAATTCGTTCTGGGTATATGTAATACCTTCGATGGTAAGTGCATTTAATATGATCGTCATCCGTACTTATATTGGTTCCTTGCATGAAAGTCTTATGGAATCCGCAAGAATCGACGGTGCTGGAGAATTTACAATCTTCATGAGAGTAGTCTTTCCTTTGTGTAAACCTGTTCTTGCTACGATCGCCCTTTTTGTTGCAGTAGGTGCATGGAACTCATGGTTTGATGCTTTTATCTACACATCTTCCCGCCAGAACTTGAGTACATTGCAATATGAATTGATGAAGTTAATATCATCTAGTATGAATGCGAATAGTGACCCTAGTGTGGTTAACGGGGCAGGGGTAACTGCGGAGTCTACGGGGTCAATGGTTACTCCAATGTCCATTCGTGCAGCCGTTACCATCGTTGCTTCGGTTCCAATTTTGCTAGTCTATCCATTCATGCAAAAGTATTTTGTAGTTGGAATGAACGTAGGAAGCGTGAAGGAATAA
- a CDS encoding glycoside hydrolase family 43 protein, with translation MMIQSSISYSNPILPGFYPDPSITRAGDDFYLVCSSFEYFPGVPIFHSRDLIHWTQIGHVLDRMSQLDIRGCKSSGGIFAPTIRYYDGMFYMITTDVGGRGNFYVTAADPAGPWSDPISIPYGGIDPSLMFDDDGRVYVTTQQGADYDSHAIQYEIDVATGEALTEPVVIWTGDGGPWTEGPHLYKINGIYYIMTASGGTAKEHREIIGRSSSPYGPFERLPHPILTHKDTESPIQYLGHADLIEDNNGDWWAVFLGVRLVDSKYTVLGRETFLAL, from the coding sequence ATGATGATTCAATCTTCAATCTCATATTCGAATCCAATTCTTCCGGGCTTCTATCCCGATCCAAGTATTACCCGGGCAGGGGATGACTTTTATCTGGTCTGTAGTTCCTTCGAATATTTCCCGGGCGTACCTATCTTTCACAGCAGAGACTTGATTCACTGGACACAGATAGGACATGTGCTGGATCGGATGAGCCAGCTCGATATCAGAGGCTGCAAAAGCTCAGGTGGCATCTTTGCTCCGACGATCCGGTATTATGACGGTATGTTTTATATGATAACTACAGATGTAGGGGGAAGAGGGAACTTTTACGTTACAGCTGCTGATCCTGCGGGTCCTTGGTCAGATCCGATTAGTATCCCCTATGGAGGAATTGACCCCTCTCTGATGTTTGATGACGATGGAAGGGTATATGTCACTACACAGCAGGGGGCGGATTATGATTCCCATGCCATTCAATATGAGATTGATGTGGCCACAGGGGAAGCGTTAACTGAACCTGTTGTTATCTGGACCGGTGACGGAGGACCCTGGACGGAAGGGCCACATTTGTACAAAATAAATGGAATTTACTATATTATGACCGCTTCAGGAGGAACGGCAAAAGAACACCGTGAAATTATCGGTCGTTCTTCCTCTCCTTATGGTCCTTTTGAGCGGTTGCCGCATCCGATATTAACGCATAAAGATACGGAAAGTCCTATTCAGTATTTGGGTCATGCTGATTTGATCGAGGATAACAATGGGGATTGGTGGGCCGTATTTCTAGGCGTGCGGCTCGTGGATTCCAAGTATACCGTGCTGGGTAGAGAGACTTTCCTTGCCCTGTAA
- a CDS encoding endo-1,4-beta-xylanase gives MREANHFTEPSLKSLFSEDFKIGAAVNPLTIQSQAALLAYHFGSITAENEMKFASLQPQEGIYTFEEADQLVAFARKHGLAMRGHTLVWHNQTTDWLFQDKHGGLVDKVTLLARLKSHIDTVVGRYKQDIYAWDVVNEVIADEADQYLRPTKWQDIAGTDYIAKAFEYAHEADPQAMLFYNDYNESQPGKRDKIYTLLKSLVEQGVPVHGVGLQAHWNLYDPSLDDIRAAIEKYALLGLQLQLTELDLSVFRFDDRRTDLKAPGADLLALQAERYDAVFRLLREYSDVISAVTFWGAADDYTWLDDFPVRGRKNWPFLFDERQQPKPAFSRIANALL, from the coding sequence ATGAGAGAAGCTAATCATTTTACTGAACCCTCTTTAAAATCATTATTTTCTGAAGATTTCAAAATTGGAGCGGCAGTGAATCCCTTGACGATTCAGTCCCAGGCGGCGCTGCTGGCGTATCACTTCGGCAGCATCACTGCGGAGAATGAGATGAAATTCGCCAGCCTGCAGCCGCAGGAAGGAATCTATACCTTCGAAGAAGCGGATCAGTTGGTGGCATTCGCCCGCAAGCACGGGCTGGCCATGCGCGGACATACCCTTGTCTGGCATAATCAGACGACGGATTGGCTGTTTCAGGATAAGCACGGCGGCCTTGTGGACAAGGTGACGCTGCTTGCCAGGCTGAAATCGCATATCGATACGGTTGTAGGACGCTACAAGCAGGATATTTATGCCTGGGATGTAGTGAATGAGGTGATAGCAGATGAGGCTGACCAATATCTGCGTCCGACGAAGTGGCAGGACATTGCAGGAACCGACTATATTGCCAAAGCTTTTGAATACGCGCATGAGGCTGATCCGCAGGCCATGTTATTCTACAATGACTATAACGAGTCCCAGCCCGGCAAGCGCGACAAAATATACACCCTGCTGAAGTCGCTCGTGGAGCAGGGTGTTCCCGTGCATGGCGTCGGCCTGCAGGCCCACTGGAATCTGTACGATCCTTCGCTGGATGATATCCGGGCCGCGATCGAGAAATATGCTTTACTGGGTCTGCAGCTTCAGCTCACAGAGCTGGATCTGTCGGTCTTCCGATTCGACGACAGACGCACCGACCTGAAGGCTCCTGGCGCGGATCTGCTCGCCCTGCAGGCGGAGCGGTATGATGCGGTATTCCGGCTGCTGCGGGAATACAGCGATGTTATCAGCGCGGTCACCTTCTGGGGAGCGGCGGATGATTATACCTGGCTGGATGATTTCCCGGTCCGTGGGCGGAAGAACTGGCCGTTTCTGTTCGATGAGCGGCAGCAGCCGAAACCGGCCTTTAGCCGGATTGCCAACGCCCTGCTGTAG
- a CDS encoding NIPSNAP family protein: protein MVTCFLKYVIDPLKIAQFEHYSKLWIDLVNEMGGLHHGYLLPHEGPSNIAYASFSYPSLAAYEEYRNAIPQSPKCQAALDYAVEHQFIVSYERNFFKPLFEGVETAARLF, encoded by the coding sequence ATGGTAACTTGTTTTCTCAAATATGTGATCGATCCGCTTAAAATAGCCCAGTTCGAGCATTACAGCAAGCTGTGGATTGATCTCGTTAATGAAATGGGCGGCCTTCACCATGGCTATCTGCTGCCGCATGAAGGGCCAAGCAATATTGCTTACGCCTCTTTCTCTTACCCCAGTCTGGCGGCCTATGAGGAATACCGCAATGCGATTCCGCAGAGCCCCAAATGCCAGGCTGCCCTGGACTACGCGGTTGAACACCAGTTTATTGTCAGTTATGAGCGCAATTTCTTCAAACCATTATTTGAAGGTGTGGAGACAGCGGCGAGGTTATTCTAG